The genomic region GACGCTCGTCAAAGACTAGATGATAGTATCCTGGACGCTCTGGTGATTCATAAACGACTAAGTCTTCTAAGATGCCTTCCTCACAATCGTCTGAGCTAAGCTATTCAATTTATCCGGGTCAAAGTACTTTCGGACCTGCTCCGGATCACGAATAATGCGATCACGGTTTAGGGATTGATGGACATCTTGTGATTTGGTTGGAGTACTTAGGGTGGGGATTGGCGTTTCTTTCTCTTCCTGCAGTGCAGACAACAGTTTATTAAATCTACCCATTCAAAATCTCCTTGCCAATGGCAACGTACTCATTCCAAGCAGTCCCCGCTCGGCGATCGCTGACTTTACGAACCACGACACCTTCAAGCGCCGCCTTCTGAAAGGCTACTAATTCCCGAATCCGACCTTGGAAGATCGGGAAACCCGCTCCTACCAACATCTCTCTAGCGTCTTCTCCATCTTTACGAGGAGGTGGGGGTACACGAGTCAATAAAACCCGATATTGATCCGACCCCAGCTTCTTCATCAAGTGAATAGTCTGCATTAAGGCATCTAAAGATAAAACATCAGGGGTAGTGGGCAAAATAAGCAAGTCACAACCATCGACTAAATCCTTTAAGTCTTCTTCTTCAGGGCATGCTCGTGTGTCAATCACAATATGCTGAAAATCTTTCGCGTACTTAGCTGCTTGTTGTTCACTCACAACCTTAAAGGGAAAACCAAGACCTCGCTTTGCCCATCGAGTCGCAGATCGATTGGGGTCTCCATCCACTAATAAAGTTTCCCCCTTCATTTGCAGGTAAGCAGCAACATGAACAGCTGTAGTTGTCTTACCCACTCCACCTTTAAATGATGCAGTCGTGATAATCATGTT from Trichocoleus sp. FACHB-46 harbors:
- a CDS encoding ParA family protein; this encodes MIITTASFKGGVGKTTTAVHVAAYLQMKGETLLVDGDPNRSATRWAKRGLGFPFKVVSEQQAAKYAKDFQHIVIDTRACPEEEDLKDLVDGCDLLILPTTPDVLSLDALMQTIHLMKKLGSDQYRVLLTRVPPPPRKDGEDAREMLVGAGFPIFQGRIRELVAFQKAALEGVVVRKVSDRRAGTAWNEYVAIGKEILNG